Below is a window of Humulus lupulus chromosome 2, drHumLupu1.1, whole genome shotgun sequence DNA.
GAGgctagagggaatgtcctagctgggatAGCTGAGGACTATTTTATTTTAGAGACAGGGTTACTACGGTATAAGGATTGGATTTATGTCCTGACAGGTGTGAGCATTAGAtaagagatattggatgagtctcatattacatcgtactcactccatccaggcaccacaaagatgtataaagatctacggatgttatattggtggcttgggatgaagaaggatgtagtggagcaTGTAGCCAAGtgcttgacctgtcagcaggtaaaggctgagcatcagtgaccagcaaGGTTGctatagcctttgggtattcctgaatggaaatgggaggatattaccattgattttgtgggaggtttacccaggacagtagggctGCATGACTCGGTATgtgtgatagtagacagatacaccaagtaaGCTCACTTTTTGCCAGTGAGAACGACCTATActgtatgtaacgccctggttaccccagaatagttaaggtaaatggtgaaccagaaatttaactcactacccgagtcctttggttaaaaacgtgcttctaagtgttattaacagactaaggtggaaaaccaatcaaaacgaaaggatatattttatttaatacataaaactgttcatgggcccataaaaaacatttacaagttgtttacaactcaaaatggtcattactgtttcacattttcaaacccgccgacctaagcgacaaaaatagggtaaaccccctagttcctctgagaactccttggccatggtggtcaagcggccgcatatgtacacatcaccacctaagctctccactcaaggctgggtgagcttttctttccctttacctgcactacatagcacccatgagccaaggcccagcaagaaaacacaatatatcatgaatataatatcaacaatgattatAATCAttattcaggactttcagtccaaaacagatgagtgacagtcgcaacagtcactaaggtgggtttcgttccctctagccatgtgacgttagggtcaccggggctttatagataagtgaacctttcactagcttaaacaggataggtgcatgatgactagtcaccaacataacctacctcatgaccatagagtcattaccatgggattccgctccctagccatgtgacaagctgtcacttaggcctttggccctggctctaagtaactagtcttagactagtcaagcgcttgtaagtttcatcgaccttagggtcggtccagcattaatgccataaagtcattcaacgctgatatcgattagatctaatcttttatcggccctgcatttaggacgcttatgccgattctgactctcaggttagtaatatgcgaccagtgtcgtccctgactaatcagtgccatacacaagtaagcaagctctgctaagcatttaatatgcaatcaatgtccacatttatcaaccaacatgcctcaacaacaatcatgcatgtcatatacatagggtgcagttttcttacctctgattcgagcgagaatgaattaaagaacgacccttgagaacgatctgacttttagccctttagcggtcacctagtcataaccaaatatgggacaccatcaataaaacgaataacaaaggttcccaaaccaagatctagcctccgggacatcaatccccactaatccgggtagtaggaacaatcccgaggcctaaaaccaagttcccgaggtcaaacaCTCAAACGGGCCCAAAACCACACAAGAGTTGCGGCCCAGCAccatgagccgcggcccccagccacaccaggagcaagggtcgcggtgcccagcaaggccaaaatgctccacctacttcttcgagctagggccacggcccccaacccagaaccagccacaaactcgttctccttcatcccaaaccctccaaaaacatacttaaacacttccaaatacaaaaatcaaagttcccatgcttcccaatgatccaaaaccctcaaatcccgaggcttaaatgaactaaaaactcaacgattcacaaaatccaattcaaagcttagaaactctaaaaactcaaaacttagattacctttgattgggttgtttctcgtcaaatccttcagtcaagaagcttctaatatttcctaggattgctatgcctcgatcctcgcttgattccgactcctagaactcgagatttcttcgaaaatgcctcgaacagtaaaatgaactaacgggaagagataAAAGGTTTTCTAACGTATGATTATATCTGAcaaactacttcaagcttaagtaacctcaaataaaacctagtgctcggggtcccaaaaacatccccgaggacattatagtcaaaacttccagaatttcctcctgatctcaataactcccaatttatcatcaaataacattctcattactcaatatcccaataaaagacccatgttatgacaaaaccgctaatttataatataagtctgtctcatgccgaatagctcgaatatatctccataataatgggatctcattcataattcacaaaatgcaccaaaatacacaaataggccctcaatgggccaaattaccaaaacaccctaataatcaaatgtagacccacatgcatgcatataacatcatattataatataattcacataaacacgcATGTATTCATTTAAtggtataattaaacagttatggccctcccggcctactaatccagccattaaaccgcattagggatttcagggcattacactgtggatcagtatgcagagctgtatttgattgagattgtacatctccatggggttcccaagtctatagtatcagatcgggatcatatttttacctccaagttttgaggtagtttgtagaaggctgtggggactcagttgaagttcagtacggcctttcatccttagactgatggacagtctgagaggacgattcaggtattggatgacatgcttagggagtgtgtgatagactttgagggttcttggagtaagtatcccccgttgattgagttttcatacaacaacatttatcaatcaacgattggagtggcaccatacgagatgttatatgggaggaggtgtagatcacccattcattgggatgagatgggtgagaggaagtatttgggacccgagatagttcagaagactaatgaggctatcgagaaaatccaagctcaaatgctcgcttcgcagagcagacagaaaagctacgttgatcctaagcatagggacgtggagttccaggtaggggaccacgtgtttctgtgagtctCACCagtgcgaggggtgagaaggtttgggaaaaagggcaagttgagccctagattcataggaccatttgagatcctggagaggatcgggcaggtggcctacagattgtctttgccaccatcattgtcaggagttcatgacgtattccacatttctatgcttcggaagtatgtctcagatacaactcatgtgttgaagtatgaagacttggagttacagatagatttgtcctatgaagagcgaccggttcaggtcctagacaggaaagataaggttctaaggaacaagacgattcctctagtcaaggtattgtggaggaataacaGGGCCGAGGAAGTGACCTGAGAGCTTGATTCATcgatgcgggattagtatcctgagttatttaggtaaattttgaggacgaaattatcagtaggaagggatagttgtaacgacccaaaatcactattaaggcttaagggccttgattagcgttccgtgatggcataattggtatatgaatgtttaatttttaaattcatgattatgtggcatgcatgtttaatatgattatatgaatatgttatatgcatgtttatgaatattagataagcatgtggccctttctagcttataagggcatatttgtaattttggcccattaggttataaatgtgattatatgtgataaattgttgagaccacattattatgtggatatatttgcagcatattgctcgagatggtcctagtgagcgaattagcgtaatagtcacagcggggtttaatacccggctcgaggagagcctaggggtatttttgggaatttagaggatattttggggatttatagatattgaataagtatttagtaattaattggacatgacggggttaattgattaatagttggaacacttgaggaattaacgGGAACAGGGAGCggaatgactattttaccccttaGTACCCTTAAAGGGTTAATAAGCTTGAAGGGGCATTATAGTCTTTTTAAGGGCTAAGAGATTTATACTTAGGGCAGTAGGAAGTAACCAGAAACTTAAGGAAAGCTTCTCAAACTCTCACCTCTCTCTCCATCTCAcgatctctctctctatatatatatttggaagcTAAAAAAAGGGCAGTGGAACTTAGGCTCTAAGATGGAATTTTGGAAGGTTGGAAGGATCAACTTTGGAAACTAGAGGATTCGGCTAGGACTTGGAGCTTGAGGTCTAAAGTTGAGGCTGGTAAGAGGTTAAAGGCTTGAGAGGATTCAACAACTAGTGAGGTAAGAACTTTGCCTAGTTTTGGTTGGGAATTCAGGTCATATGGCCAATTGAGTTGAGTTCTTGATGTTGAAGTTAACTGGTGAATTACTGGTAGTTTGGATAGAGGTTTATGTGTTTTAATATGCTTAGAATTTATGGTTAGAGTCCTGGACTCGCTCTTATGATTTAGTTGGAAGTGGGGGGTACAATTGGTTTGAATCTTTGAGGGTTTTTTACTGGAAAGAGTTGGagcaaacccagaaattctgggttcgtaggggcGCACTGCGACCCACCTTTGGGGCACCGTGGCCCGCATGCCCAGAGGGCCCTGGGTGGCTCTCTGACGTGAAGGCGCGCCGCGACCTAAGggggcaagttgcggcccgcctccccctaATGCTTGAAGATGgagtctctgacttgggggcacgcTGTGACCCCTAGGGTCAAGTCGCTGCTCGCCCAAGGGGTTTTACCTTAGAATGATTTCTAGGTTTGGGAAGGCTCAAGGGTTCGAACTTAGACGCTCGGGACGATttccactacccagtttagtagaaatcaaggtctcggaggctagcttttgtctcctaagtatttatttggattataaattaatgattacccattggccattatgactaggtttatcgctaaggctcaagactgaggatcgtgctcgagactgTTCCGTATCCTCCGTTCGAAATttaaggtaagaaactgcacccttgtgtggctatgttaggactgagattccctgtatctgAGTTTATATGTTGTATAACTATGATATTGTTATGTGAATTATGAAATGGTCGGCCTATGAGTGTCGGGACTGATACATGCGCACAGGACGCGTCTTGGCCATTGTGAGCCGGGGTCACCTTGATAAACACTGGACTTGGTCTAAGCGAGCCGGAATCAGTTGAGTAAACAGaaggctcggcctaagggtgccaaccctgagcattgcatattgattgagatatATTGTTGAACATACATGTTTACTGTTATTAGTATGATGCCCATGACTTGTGAATTTCTAGATGATTGTCTTTTGATTGATTGGTTATTATTACTGATTATGTttttgatgttatggttttcttgttgggccttggctcacgggtgctgcgtggtgcatgtaaaggcaaaggtaagctggaccaaccatgagttggagagctctgggggtgaggtgtacattgtcagttgcttgTCCACCACGATTGAGGTAAAGTAGAGGGACagagcctaaaatttgtatttttccattagagtggccattggttgtacataacttttgagaattgtaaattttgtctcctaaaccctgttttgggatctcatgtaccaaacatctattttaatgaaaatttaccATTTACGATCAAAATTTCTTAACCCTAGCAATGGAGCGTCGACATGTGGAGTTGCTTTCAGAGTGACGTCAGAGGAAAGTCCAAACGTTTCCCTCCACCTTTTCCAAATCACTCCTCCTAATCTAAGTCTCCACGACCCGAGGgtgagtgaagacttgggggcaaatgttgtccataTTTTCGCTTCACGTGGCGACTAGTAGTGGTTAGTAATGAGGTAAGTCGTGAGATGCTAAGAGTGAGACCACTCAAAAAGCCTAGTTCAGACCATCGTGGATATCTCTGAGGTAAGTCATGCTCTGAGGTCTCTCTTTGGGGCAAGGGTTCCTCTGGGTGAGGTCACCTTTTTGGGCCAGCTAGTAAGTTGTGAGTGTCTCCAAGTGAGGTCACCCCCCGAGGTCCATCCTCAGGGCCGGGGcctctccaggtgaggccactTCGGGAATAGGTCTCTTCCTTCACTTGTCCCCCGGGTCTAAGATTCTGGTTCTCAGACCTTGGATAGCCACCAGATGTTAGTCACTGCAATTGTGGGTCACCAGgcgatcatctgacaactttctgcaatcctcgattagtggtgtcgagttcgtacactcaACAATTGGCATTTTTCacaacgccgcctgacatgggaaaacgtgTGCCACACCCTGACAAATgcagatatgttccccataaagatGGTGTGTGGTTTTCTGTGATGGGCCCCGTAGAATCCGCGTGGGTCATAGTCTTTATTGTAACACAATGCTTTGTGTGTCAATTTAGCATTAATGTCCTAATATTAATGAAAGAGGATTAGCATTAATGATCctaccctctataaatagggttggggtatcTCCTTATAATGAGTTGgattttgagagagagagagtcttatactcagagcaatataaatGCTGCCTGAGAAAACTCTACTGAAGCTTGCCCTAACAAGCTTTCAATATCCTTAATACAAGAGACTCGTGAATTATGgttcttttatagcctgaaccacgtaaagcCGTTGTGTTCTTATTCGttcatttctttaatctctcatatCTTTAAGTTGATAGCAAAAAATGCATTCAACACTAtcattgttctttttcttttaaaaaatatatcttatATTTGCTTTCCTTGATTCCCATAATTagtccttttaaaaaaaaaacataattagtTCTTCCTAATTGCCAAAGTTTTATTATTTATGCACATGATGGAAATAggatatatattttatttgttaGAAGGAATCATTATTTTGAAGTTCCGTTCTTTCTATCTCCCGGCACCACCATCTCTTCTCCATCCTCCATCGACCATCTTCATGCCATCCATTGTATCCAGCTAGAGTCACAACTCTTAGTCCATTCGGCCTTCTTGTACCCAACCTCGCCCTTCTGCCTTCCCAGCTCTATCCTCCACGTCGAGCCGTCTCCAACTGCCGCGCCGTCGCCGACTGCCTCCTGGTGGGCCGACTACCCGTCTCTCATTTGGTTTGATATCCTTCTCTCATTTGGTTTCAACTTCTGTTCATTTATTTTGTATAAATAGAATTCAAATTGGTCATGTACGACTGTTTGTGAACTTGGATTAGGGTCTTAATTGCTCCTATAGTGGAAGCCATGGCCATGTGTTTTGTTTGCTTTTATACtgaaaattttatgttttaatttcatTGAGGTTTCCGCTTGGTAGCATCTTAGTTGTTTTATTGTCTTGTTTGTCACTTCAGTGCCACTTTGCAATCATATTTTTACATGAAGGATCTCAGCTGCATTACTCTATACTATGAagtttttgttctaatttttatttattcaatggTTAATAGAACATCTTAATTTGATCAAGCATCGAAATTTGGTAAATTtgacaattatttatttattgtttttttttttttggaaacagAAACCCATTTAAATTTCTTTAGCGAGGTACTCTTTGACCTACAAGGGTCTTGTTCTGTAATCAGTTTAAGATTATCTGCTTTTCTCACAGCTGATGGCAAGTCTTTTCCCATCAACTACAATATGTTATGGAACAACAAAGTATTAGTAGTGGCATCAAAGATGTACCTGAAACCCCCATTTCAACAGATCAAATCACCACAGAGAGACTTCCCAAACACCTAAAGCTTCCAAACCCCCAGTAGCAGGCAGaaagaaatatgctaggttattATCAGAAGTTTGAGATCATTTTATCAAAGACCCTGTTTGTGATCCGCTTGACCCAAGATGCAATTgttgtgaaaaaaaaattatacagcAGGAATTAGGAAAATTGGAACTAGTATCGTTTGAATAAAATATCCATATTTATGGAAAGTCTTATGTTTTAAGACAAGTGGTACGGAGACTGTTAGACTTTAATTTGTATTTGTAATACTTATTACTGTATTTCAATGTCCAGTACTTCTTTGtatttctaatatatatatatatatattcagtttTGCTTGTTTGTTGTGTTTTATGTTTGTAGAAAGTATTTTAATATGTATTTTTAGAAGATTGAACTGCATTTACTGCGGTGCAATGTAGAAAAATCTATAAGTTTTTAACCATGTGCTTAACACAGACACTCAACTGTATTGTATTTTGAAGATTGGTGATTTTTTTTCCTTCCAAACTTTAAAACAACTAATACTAGGTAATTCTAAACAGACAAAAATGGAGTGTGAGTTGCTCTGGCTCACTTGTTCACCACTGGTACGTTCACTAACTTCGCCCTCCACTGTCACACAGCTTCCTCTCTCGATTTTCCTTTCGTCTCTCAAGCTCAACTCTCGACCCCGAGTAGGTTAGTCCCTGCTGTCATTCATAACTAGCTTTCACTTACATGGCTTGCTATTTTATTATTCTattcatacatacatatatagatatatttgtATAGTTATATATAGTTTGCTTTACGTGGTTTAATTGCCAGTCTTACAAAGGTGTGTGAGTAAGGACGAACCACTCCTAGAAGGGCTTCCCAAGGAGTACTACGATGATGTAAGTGGTTCTCTTTTATAAACTATTTCTGAACTGAAACTTTAAAAATGGAGAAAGAATAGTTTAGTTTGCTTGTGAAACTTACTAATCTACTTTAATTATTATCACAAGCATTGAATATCATTAATCAATTTGTTTACATAAGTGTATgtatatattttgaaattttttgttgaTAGGGTATTTAATTGTGGTACTAATCaatttagttttattataaaaaaataagtgGTCTGTTGTTAGCTCCATTATTTATGTTGCTTGTGTTGATTCGTTGGCATCTGATTTGCTTTCCTTATCCTATGTACGAAAAGGTAGAGTATTAGAGTTTAATCTTGTTTGATTTAGGAATGGCAAGCCAAACAGAGGGAGAAAACAAAGGAACTGCATCAAAAACGTCAAGAGGaacaggaagaagaagaaaggaaagtTGAAGAGTACCGCGAAATCGGCTTGCGATTAAAGGGCTATCCAGAAGAAGATGTACGCAATGCTCGAATATTGGTTTCGAACTTAATTCGAGCTGCTGAAGAAGTGGAAGAGGTAATTCGACACTAGAGTTTCTTTAAACATAGGCCTAAACAATAATGATGTATTCTTTAGTAGATTTCTCAATTCCTTTGTGCTACTCATGATCTTGCTTTTCCATATCTTTAAGAGTAAGCTGATGGACCATTTGAGCATTTTAATTCAAATGGTCACTTTTGTTACAAAACTACAATTTTTGTTGGTCATGTCTGCTCATTAAGAGTTGTTTGTTACTATGGTGGGCATATGTTACTTTCTGTTAACCTCCTTCCTCATTCCAACTAATATTTTGGTATGAGAAGCTGGCTGTGGTCCTTAAGTCCATTAAAAAGTTCCAAACAACTAAAAGTAATAATGGGTTAGCCATGTTGATTTGCAGTGTGCTTTAGTATTGTATCTTGTTGAAAGCACTTTTGTGGTTGGGGCTTTATGCATTCAAATAAGTTGTTGGCATTAGTAGCACTTCTGTTTATGAATCTAGCAACTGAAAAGAAACAGCATGAGTATAAGAATAGTTTTTTGTTCAATAACACCTTATGCATCTCCCACTTGGATTTATAGAACATTTATCATTTTCATAAATAATTAGCTATCTTCAACTCTTATTGTTGGTCATTTATCGTCGTAAATCTCTGCAGAAAATCGAGGAGGCTGCTGAGAAAGGAGAACTCACTGAACTTGTTCTGATGGTAATATGGAATCGCCTTGATCTTGCTCGACGTGATGTAAGTGCATGTTCAAGTGTATTCTTCTCAATAAAATGAGCTTTTCAAATGTACAAGTACTTGTTTTTT
It encodes the following:
- the LOC133818555 gene encoding protein PALE CRESS, chloroplastic — encoded protein: MECELLWLTCSPLVRSLTSPSTVTQLPLSIFLSSLKLNSRPRVVLQRCVSKDEPLLEGLPKEYYDDEWQAKQREKTKELHQKRQEEQEEEERKVEEYREIGLRLKGYPEEDVRNARILVSNLIRAAEEVEEKIEEAAEKGELTELVLMVIWNRLDLARRDEEKDAIRSLDLLYRRVETEILKREATPAMRLLNDLLNMHDGFDDEVWLKECRKHMADTFPQEDPFSILVPAGFDIDTHQGPLRPPLDADDALLRVDFVREVDALLREVRAEQRETESAQGLDPESVANKMKQQEKQRAIRQVEAILDLAINLN